In a genomic window of Pantoea agglomerans:
- a CDS encoding H-NS family nucleoid-associated regulatory protein, with amino-acid sequence MSDALKALNNLRTLRVQAREIELDVLNEMLEKFSVVVAERREEVNAEQAAQKEKAEKLALYKEMLMKDGIDISDLADLAQNESKPKAKRAPRPAKYKFTDENGETKFWTGQGRTPSPIKKALDAGGSLDEFLI; translated from the coding sequence ATGAGTGATGCGCTGAAAGCATTGAATAATCTTCGTACGCTGCGCGTTCAGGCACGAGAAATTGAGCTAGACGTGTTAAACGAGATGCTCGAAAAGTTCTCTGTCGTTGTCGCAGAACGTCGTGAAGAAGTGAATGCTGAACAAGCCGCACAGAAAGAAAAAGCGGAGAAGCTGGCATTGTATAAAGAGATGCTGATGAAAGACGGCATCGATATTTCCGATCTGGCCGATCTGGCGCAGAACGAAAGCAAACCAAAAGCGAAACGCGCGCCGCGTCCGGCAAAATATAAGTTCACCGATGAAAACGGCGAAACCAAATTCTGGACCGGCCAGGGCCGCACTCCTTCGCCGATTAAAAAAGCGCTGGATGCAGGCGGCTCGCTGGACGAGTTCCTGATCTAA